The Thermosipho affectus genomic sequence TAGCAGAACAAACAAACTTACTTGCACTTAACGCTGCAATTGAAGCTGCAAGGGCTGGTGAAGCAGGTAAAGGGTTTGCCGTGGTTGCAGATGAAATAAGAAAACTTGCAGAAGAAAGTAAAATGGCAACTGATAAAATAACTTCCATATTGAAAAACATTCAAACAGGTTCTGAAAACGTAAGAAATGAAACAAATGATATGGTGGAAATTGTAACAAACGCAAGTAAAGAAAGTGAAAGCGCAACACTAAATCTTAGAGGAATATTAGGTCAAATTTCCGATATTTCCGGTATGATAGAAAATCTTGCCGCAATAGCCCAAGAGCAAAGTGCTGCAGCTGAAGAAATGGCAAGCGCAATGGATGTTGCAAGTAGAAATGTAACAAGTGTTGCAGAAAAAATGGATATGGTTGTTAACAGTGCAAAAATGCAACTTGAAAAAACCACTGAAGTCAAACTTGAAGGTGATAAACTTTCTGAAATTTCTCAACAACTCTACAATGAAGTACAAAAGTTTAAATTATAAAATAAATTCAAAATTCAAATCCTCCGCACAATGCGGAGGATTTTTAATTTTCCCCATTTTTTCCGATAATTATTAAGGAGGTGTTTAAAATGGATATCAAAAAAATAGGAGGATATGGATATATTCAAGGAATTAAAAGGGAACATATAGAAAAAATAAATAGAGAGAAGTTTAAACAATCAGATTTTTCCTCAGCACTTGAGATAAAAAAACTGTTAGAAGATTCAAAAAAATTACCAGAAGTAAGAGAAAAATTGGTTTTAGAATTAAAAGAAGCTATTAAAAACGGGACTTTTAAAATTGATGCCGAGAAAATTGCAAAATCTATTTTGGGAGGATAAAAATGAAAGAAACAATAAAAAAACAAACAGAATTAATTGAAAAAATTACCTCTTCATTTAAAAGCGCACAAACTGCGCTTATAAAAAAAGAAATACAAGATTTATCCAAGAACATAGCAATGGTTGAAGAATATTCCCTAGAATTTGAAAAATTAGAAGAATTATTATTAAAAGAACTCAATAATCTAGGATACTCTTCTATAACAAATTATATTAATTCAACAAATGATAAAGAGATGTCCATTTTACTTGCCACATTTATGGAAAAACTAAATGAACTTTCCATAGTTATGTCAAACTTTAAAGAAATGCTGGATTTTGAAAATAATTACTTTGATTTTGTCAAATCGTTATTTTCAAATACATCTCAAACATCTACGTATTCGAAGACTGGATACGAAAAAGTAAACTCTAGTTTTTTTAACAAATCATACTAGGGAGTGATTGAATGCCAGATATTAGCCTTTTCGGTGCTTTAAATACAGGACTTTTGGGTATTTATACAAGCAAACTTGCAATGAATGTTGTATCACATAATATAGCAAATGCAAATACACCTGGATTTTCAAGACAGGTACCTATTATTCGTACAATGCCACCCATTCCCGCAACTACTTTAACACAACCGTCTATACCATTACAGATCGGAACAGGCTCAAAAGTAAAAGACATCCAAAGGATTAGGGATAAATTTTTGGATATTCAATATAGACAGGTAAATAACAAATACAACTATTGGGACTCGATAACTTCAAATTTACATTTTGTCGAACAACTCTTTGCAGAACCAGGTGATTCTGGAATAAGATATTTATTTGATTCAATGTGGTCAGGTATGGAGGAAATAATAACTGATCCAACTAATAGTGCTGCGAAACGGGAACTTGTAAGTAGAGCTGAAGAATTTGTCAAAAACATAAAAGATTTATACTTACGATTAGAACAACTCAGAGAAGACTTAGACTTTGAAATTACCCAAAGAGTTGATCAAATAAATTCTATGGTAGAAAGACTTGCCGATATAAATTCAAAAGTACGTCTATCAATGGCACTAAAATCCACTCCCAATGACCTGTTGGACGAAAGAGATAGGATATTAGATGACCTTTCAAAGCTTGCAGATATTTACTACACAGAAGATGCCTCAGGACAAATCACGTTGAGGATAGGAGATCAAATAGTCCTTACGGGAAGTGATATCAATAAATTAAGAGCACTTGAAAGGCCATATGGAAAGGGTTTTAAAGAAATATTTGTAAGAAATTCAAAAGTTGATATACACGATGGAAGTCTAAAAGCAGCTATAGATTTGAGGGATAAAACGATAGTAAAGTACATGAACAGATTAGATGAATTTGTACTATATCTAACCGACAAATTCAATCTAATCCATAGAGATGGGTTCAACAAAGACGGTAGTGTAACTGGTCTAGACTTTTTCTCACAAATAGAAACAGATAACATTGAAAATTCCGTTTTATTTAGATTAGCTGGTACCAAGAGAGTTGAAGGTGGACCAATAAAATATATTTCAGGTATGTCAAATAGAAATAATGTAAGTGATATAACCACAAAACAATTCATTGATCAAGGTTCCATAGTATTTTTTGACGGTTTTACAAATGTTAGTGCTATATCTGTAAATGCCGGAGACACAATCCAAGACTTTATAAATTCCGTTTCTGCTTCTGGACTTTGGTTTTCATTTGAAACTGCAATGCACAACAGTGCAACATATTTACTCAGAATGGTTGGAAGCACAAATCTAAAAGATACTTTGGCACTAGATTTTAACGGAAATATGTTCAATACAATGGGATTTGACACAAAAGATGTCAATATATTCGTAATAAATCAATCTGATTTTAACGTTGAAAATGGTAATTACAAAATAAATATCAACGGTATCGAAGCCAACTTAAACATTACTTCAGGTTACACATTAAATGACCTTGCAAATGATTTAAACACAAACTTTTCCACCGAAATAAAGGCCTTTGTACACAACAATAAACTTTTAATACTTCCAACTAAAAACAATGAATTTAACCTAAATAGAATAGATTTGCAAGACCCCGATGGACTGTTCACACAGGCAAATATTCACATTGAAACGTACAAGGCATTGGACACAAGTAAAGAAACACTTGATAACATATTAGACAGAACAGATCCATTTAAAATAACTATAGGAGCAACTGAAATAGAAATTGATCCAACACAACTAACTCTAAAAGACTTTGTGAAAAAACTAAATGAATCGGGAACAGGAATTCTCTTTGATATAACACCACACAACAAGGTAGTAATTAGGGGTACAAGATCAATGAACTTTAAAATAGACAAAACTATTAAAGGACCAGAAGAATTATTTGTAAAATTGGGATTTATAGATCCAGATAGCGATCCTACAAATGATTGGAACGAAAAATATATATTTCTAAATCCTTTCGATGCTCCAAAAACACTTAGAGAGAAGTTTTCAAAGGCAGACACACTCTTTGTGGACAAAATAATAACAAATGAACCTTTTAGATTTGTGGAAAAACTAAAAGTGAATACAACTGTTTCTTCCAACCCTGAAACTATAGCCGTTGACTTTGGAATCATAGAAGATAATACAAATTGGGACGCAAAAGTATTCAATCCAACAGGTCAGGCAAATACCAAAATAATGGAAATGCTTTCTTCAATGAGATTTGAAAAAATACTAAACGATGGTCGAGAGAGTTTTGCAGAATATCTTGGGGGTATAGTTGCCGAAATGGGTGTGGAAGGTGAGACTGCAATGAAAATGAAAAACAATACAGATATAGTAATGAAAGACATAAGCAATGAACGTGAAAGGGTAAAAGGTGTCTCATTAGATGAAGAAATGGCAAATATGATTAAGTTTCAACATGCTTTTAACGCATCTGCTCGTGTTATGACAGCAGTAGATGAAATGATAGGTAGAGTGATTGACAGACTCGGTGTTGTAGGAAGATAGGAGGGGATTTAGATGAGAATAACAAATGGAATGATAAACGAAAGAACATTGTTTAATATACAAAAGAGTTTGTATAGAATTAGCAAATTACACGATAAATTATCATCTGGTAAAGAGGTATCATATCCAAGTGACGATGCAGTAGTTGCTACACGCTCTTCAAACATATCAAGTAGATTAAGAGAATTAAAGCAATTCAAAAGAAACGTTGAACACACTCAAAATTTTGTCAATATATATGATTCCACCATCCAAGAATTGACAAATGTCTACCATAGAATAAAAGAATTAATTGTAAGGGGTGCAAATGGAGTTAACGATGTAGCCGAAAGAGAGTCAATAGCAGAAGAATTAAAAGAGCTAAAAAACCATTTAGAAGATATAGCAAATACTCAATTGGGAGGAGAATACATATTTGGTGGTGCAAGATCAGATTTAAAACCCGTGGAAAATGGAAAGATCCAAACACCACCAGAGGCAAATGTTAAAAGAAAAG encodes the following:
- the flgM gene encoding flagellar biosynthesis anti-sigma factor FlgM, with protein sequence MDIKKIGGYGYIQGIKREHIEKINREKFKQSDFSSALEIKKLLEDSKKLPEVREKLVLELKEAIKNGTFKIDAEKIAKSILGG
- the flgK gene encoding flagellar hook-associated protein FlgK, whose amino-acid sequence is MPDISLFGALNTGLLGIYTSKLAMNVVSHNIANANTPGFSRQVPIIRTMPPIPATTLTQPSIPLQIGTGSKVKDIQRIRDKFLDIQYRQVNNKYNYWDSITSNLHFVEQLFAEPGDSGIRYLFDSMWSGMEEIITDPTNSAAKRELVSRAEEFVKNIKDLYLRLEQLREDLDFEITQRVDQINSMVERLADINSKVRLSMALKSTPNDLLDERDRILDDLSKLADIYYTEDASGQITLRIGDQIVLTGSDINKLRALERPYGKGFKEIFVRNSKVDIHDGSLKAAIDLRDKTIVKYMNRLDEFVLYLTDKFNLIHRDGFNKDGSVTGLDFFSQIETDNIENSVLFRLAGTKRVEGGPIKYISGMSNRNNVSDITTKQFIDQGSIVFFDGFTNVSAISVNAGDTIQDFINSVSASGLWFSFETAMHNSATYLLRMVGSTNLKDTLALDFNGNMFNTMGFDTKDVNIFVINQSDFNVENGNYKININGIEANLNITSGYTLNDLANDLNTNFSTEIKAFVHNNKLLILPTKNNEFNLNRIDLQDPDGLFTQANIHIETYKALDTSKETLDNILDRTDPFKITIGATEIEIDPTQLTLKDFVKKLNESGTGILFDITPHNKVVIRGTRSMNFKIDKTIKGPEELFVKLGFIDPDSDPTNDWNEKYIFLNPFDAPKTLREKFSKADTLFVDKIITNEPFRFVEKLKVNTTVSSNPETIAVDFGIIEDNTNWDAKVFNPTGQANTKIMEMLSSMRFEKILNDGRESFAEYLGGIVAEMGVEGETAMKMKNNTDIVMKDISNERERVKGVSLDEEMANMIKFQHAFNASARVMTAVDEMIGRVIDRLGVVGR
- the flgL gene encoding flagellar hook-associated protein FlgL — translated: MRITNGMINERTLFNIQKSLYRISKLHDKLSSGKEVSYPSDDAVVATRSSNISSRLRELKQFKRNVEHTQNFVNIYDSTIQELTNVYHRIKELIVRGANGVNDVAERESIAEELKELKNHLEDIANTQLGGEYIFGGARSDLKPVENGKIQTPPEANVKRKVNALGFTIEYGITVYDVFKLDTGKDAFTVIDDAINALKEGNSKKLSNITLKEVNKLETSTMDVFAQIGANTRTLELISTRITDIDTFMTEYLSKEQDADLTKVLTDLSMQQSVLQAALKSAAQVLQKTLVDFV